The following proteins are encoded in a genomic region of Blastococcus colisei:
- a CDS encoding isocitrate lyase/phosphoenolpyruvate mutase family protein, translated as MRLNRAEKKRAAMRAGLAADKPYVAVGAHDAMSSQLIEAYGFDAVWVSGFGVATMTHALPDLNLTTMTETLAAAVRIDGATDLPVLADCDNGFGGLTNVVRTVVEFERSGIAGICIEDNLFPKRNSLYTGDSRRELIPADEQARRIRAGKQAQETDSFVLVARVEALIAGHGIEAACERADAYVEAGADAILIHSKDKSLREIEGFLGTWGGLGKTPLVAVPTLFPDYTDQELHEKGFQMVILANHPMRAAVQAMEDTLGILRSERKAAAVDPHIAAVDHIFELVKTKETIALEESGG; from the coding sequence ATGCGACTCAATCGTGCTGAGAAGAAGCGCGCCGCGATGCGCGCCGGGCTCGCGGCCGACAAGCCGTACGTGGCGGTGGGGGCACACGATGCCATGAGCTCCCAGCTCATCGAGGCCTACGGCTTCGACGCGGTGTGGGTGAGCGGCTTCGGCGTCGCCACGATGACCCATGCACTGCCGGACCTGAACCTGACGACCATGACGGAGACTCTGGCGGCAGCCGTCCGTATCGACGGCGCGACCGACCTGCCGGTCCTAGCCGACTGCGACAACGGATTCGGCGGCCTGACCAACGTCGTGCGCACCGTCGTCGAGTTCGAGCGGAGCGGTATCGCCGGCATCTGCATCGAGGACAACCTCTTCCCCAAGAGGAACAGCCTCTACACCGGGGACTCCAGGCGAGAGCTCATCCCCGCCGATGAGCAGGCGCGCCGGATCCGGGCGGGCAAGCAGGCGCAGGAGACCGACTCGTTCGTCCTGGTCGCCCGTGTGGAGGCGCTGATCGCCGGTCATGGCATCGAGGCGGCATGCGAACGGGCCGACGCCTACGTCGAGGCCGGCGCCGATGCCATCCTGATCCACTCGAAGGACAAGTCGCTGCGCGAGATCGAAGGGTTCCTCGGTACCTGGGGAGGTCTGGGCAAGACCCCGCTGGTGGCCGTGCCGACGCTCTTCCCCGACTACACCGACCAGGAGCTCCACGAGAAGGGCTTCCAGATGGTTATCCTCGCCAACCACCCGATGCGGGCAGCTGTCCAGGCCATGGAGGACACGCTGGGCATCCTCCGGTCCGAGCGCAAGGCTGCCGCGGTCGATCCGCACATCGCGGCGGTCGACCACATCTTCGAGCTCGTCAAGACCAAGGAGACGATCGCGCTCGAGGAGTCCGGAGGTTGA
- a CDS encoding NAD(P)-dependent oxidoreductase gives MKILLASSIDPAAIDALERDHDVVRAFNASEEELATLVADREAVIFRSGVTISAQVLDSAPNLALLVRAGSGLDNIDLPYAFERGVQVVRVPGSSAQPVAELTFALLLSLARKVTLADRLLREGHWPKAELGGPLLAGKTIGIVGAGRIGSRVGEMGAAWGMRAIGCVDNPHAGVQAALADRGISLTDFDTVVAESDFLCLHVPLDERTHHMIGADVLSRMKERSFLVNVARGGVVDEQALLTELREGGRVLGAALDVHEREGEGVLSPLAALPNVVLSPHIGAMAWDSQRLIGERVVELLRAHEQGCLDQQLHPEEIVAGTAP, from the coding sequence GTGAAGATCCTCCTCGCCAGCTCGATCGACCCAGCCGCGATTGACGCGCTCGAGCGTGACCACGACGTGGTGCGGGCGTTCAATGCGTCCGAGGAAGAGCTAGCCACGCTCGTAGCCGACCGCGAGGCGGTGATCTTCCGCAGCGGCGTCACGATCTCGGCGCAGGTCCTCGACTCCGCCCCGAACCTGGCCCTGCTGGTGCGGGCCGGATCCGGTCTGGACAACATCGACCTTCCCTACGCCTTCGAGCGCGGCGTCCAGGTCGTGCGGGTACCCGGTTCGTCGGCACAGCCGGTTGCCGAGCTGACCTTCGCGCTGCTGCTCAGCCTGGCCCGGAAGGTCACCTTGGCCGATCGCCTGCTCCGCGAGGGCCACTGGCCGAAGGCCGAGCTGGGCGGGCCGCTCCTGGCCGGCAAGACCATCGGCATCGTCGGGGCGGGTCGCATCGGTAGCCGCGTCGGCGAGATGGGGGCCGCGTGGGGGATGCGCGCCATCGGCTGTGTCGACAATCCACATGCGGGGGTGCAGGCTGCTCTGGCGGATCGGGGCATCAGCCTCACCGACTTCGACACGGTGGTCGCCGAGTCCGACTTCCTGTGCCTGCACGTCCCGCTCGACGAACGCACCCACCACATGATCGGCGCGGACGTCCTGTCGCGCATGAAGGAGCGGTCGTTCCTGGTCAACGTGGCTCGGGGCGGCGTCGTGGACGAGCAGGCCCTGCTCACCGAGCTCAGGGAGGGTGGGCGGGTTCTGGGGGCCGCCTTGGACGTACACGAGCGCGAAGGGGAGGGAGTGCTGTCCCCCCTCGCCGCTCTGCCCAACGTCGTCCTCAGCCCGCACATCGGCGCAATGGCATGGGACTCCCAGCGGCTCATCGGCGAACGGGTCGTCGAGTTGCTCCGCGCGCACGAGCAGGGCTGCCTCGACCAGCAGCTGCACCCGGAGGAGATCGTGGCCGGGACCGCCCCGTGA
- a CDS encoding oligosaccharide flippase family protein yields MSGSRRLPADQGPRPDDGPPPMAAAPDDAPGVAGGVADTGEMRRTQVRGSTLLVVGRILALLLTTTTQIVLVRALTMSDFGAFGYALAIASAGRLLLSLGQGKLLSRFTAKYEEERDYDRMFGSMILAAGTILLTSTVSLVALFMLADALVGSAVSDPATVKVVLILVFLAPLEAFDQVFVSLFAAFSKPRAIFFRKYLLTPSLRLAVVLILALTGSSVTFLAIGYVAAGVVGLALNVTLFAQVLRERDLLRHLRLRRVVLPYRAVFSFSLPLITGELLTLSLTVGGVFILAYYHSAAEVAGYRAVFNPARLNTAVLHAFVPMFLPLAARLFARSDIDGLRRTYWQTGAFVAVLTFPVFGLTGPMAEDTTVLLFGEAYADSGLVLALLSAGYYFSVVLGFNTYALQICGRIRFLVGVNTVTAVFNVALSLLLVQRYAAVGIAIANLSALVLQNVVNQWALRRALGTSFIDRRCALCYLVILCSAAALWAFQVLVDPGLVLGLASVAVASVVVLVVSRRAIELGDTFPELRRVPVLRLLVP; encoded by the coding sequence ATGAGCGGGTCTCGTCGCCTGCCGGCCGACCAGGGTCCTCGCCCGGACGACGGCCCGCCTCCCATGGCGGCGGCGCCCGACGACGCGCCCGGCGTAGCCGGAGGCGTCGCCGACACCGGCGAGATGCGCCGCACCCAGGTCCGGGGATCGACGCTCCTCGTGGTGGGTCGCATCCTCGCCCTGCTTCTCACCACGACGACGCAGATCGTGCTGGTGCGTGCGCTGACGATGAGCGACTTCGGCGCCTTCGGCTACGCGCTGGCGATCGCCTCGGCCGGACGGCTGCTGCTCTCCCTCGGTCAGGGCAAGCTGCTCAGCCGGTTCACCGCCAAGTACGAGGAGGAGCGCGACTACGATCGGATGTTCGGCAGCATGATCCTCGCCGCGGGGACGATCCTGCTGACCAGCACGGTCTCGCTCGTCGCCCTCTTCATGCTGGCCGACGCCCTGGTCGGTTCGGCGGTGAGCGACCCGGCGACCGTGAAGGTCGTGCTCATCCTGGTCTTCCTGGCTCCGCTGGAGGCATTCGACCAGGTCTTCGTCTCACTCTTCGCGGCCTTCAGCAAGCCCCGCGCGATCTTCTTCCGCAAGTACCTGCTCACGCCGTCCCTGCGGCTCGCGGTCGTGCTGATCCTCGCCCTGACCGGCTCGTCCGTGACCTTCCTCGCCATCGGCTACGTGGCCGCGGGCGTCGTGGGACTGGCCCTGAACGTGACGCTGTTCGCCCAGGTACTGCGCGAACGCGACCTCCTCCGGCACCTGCGACTCCGCCGAGTCGTCCTGCCGTACCGGGCGGTCTTCTCGTTCTCCCTGCCGTTGATCACCGGCGAGCTGCTCACCCTGTCGCTGACCGTCGGCGGCGTCTTCATCCTCGCCTACTACCACTCGGCCGCCGAGGTGGCCGGCTACCGCGCAGTCTTCAACCCGGCCCGCCTGAACACTGCGGTCCTCCATGCCTTCGTCCCGATGTTCCTGCCGCTCGCCGCTCGGTTGTTCGCGCGGTCGGACATCGACGGTCTCCGCCGGACCTACTGGCAGACCGGCGCCTTCGTCGCAGTCCTGACGTTCCCGGTGTTCGGGCTGACCGGGCCCATGGCGGAGGACACCACCGTCCTGTTGTTCGGAGAGGCCTACGCCGATTCCGGGCTCGTCCTCGCGCTGCTGTCCGCGGGCTACTACTTCAGCGTCGTGCTGGGCTTCAACACCTATGCCCTCCAGATCTGCGGGCGCATCCGGTTCCTCGTCGGCGTCAACACCGTCACGGCGGTGTTCAACGTTGCTCTCAGCCTGCTGCTCGTCCAGCGATACGCGGCGGTCGGCATAGCCATCGCGAACCTGAGCGCCCTCGTCCTGCAGAACGTGGTCAACCAGTGGGCGCTGCGACGCGCCCTGGGCACCTCGTTCATCGACCGCCGTTGCGCACTCTGCTACCTGGTGATTCTGTGCTCTGCCGCCGCGCTGTGGGCGTTCCAGGTGCTGGTCGACCCAGGACTGGTCCTGGGGCTGGCGTCCGTGGCCGTCGCCTCCGTCGTCGTACTCGTCGTCAGCCGCCGGGCGATCGAGCTGGGCGACACGTTTCCCGAGCTCCGCCGCGTACCGGTCCTACGGCTGCTCGTCCCATGA
- a CDS encoding glycosyltransferase family 2 protein: MTLSKNAGRARPGPGEAVSDAQEATEDLVSVIIPARNEERSIGATLDALRGQDYRNLQIIVADGGSTDGTVAVVQRHMAEDPRVELVHNPRQITPVALNVATAQARGPWLVRMDAHSMVDAGYVGGAVARLREGRWGGVGGRKDGGAATPPGRAIAAALGSRFGVGGSVYHHGIREQEVDHIPFGAYPTELVRRLGGWDERLMTNQDFEFDYRLRRSGARLLFDPRLRIAWQSKESVRDFYRQYRRYGRGKVDVALLHPRSLQPRHLGPPLLIAYLVASAAVGVRRPGRAAAMVAPYAVALTAASVTTARTLEDPRARPFVPAAFLAMHIGWGIGVWSRAVELLTRRTTR; this comes from the coding sequence GTGACGCTGTCGAAGAACGCCGGCCGGGCACGTCCCGGGCCGGGCGAAGCCGTGTCCGACGCACAGGAGGCGACGGAGGACCTGGTCAGCGTCATCATCCCGGCTCGTAACGAGGAGCGCTCCATCGGGGCGACGCTCGATGCCCTCCGGGGTCAGGACTACCGCAACCTGCAGATCATCGTCGCCGACGGCGGGTCGACCGACGGCACGGTGGCGGTCGTGCAGAGGCATATGGCTGAGGACCCGCGGGTCGAGCTGGTGCACAACCCGCGGCAGATCACCCCCGTCGCCCTGAACGTCGCGACCGCGCAGGCGCGCGGACCGTGGCTGGTGCGGATGGACGCCCACTCGATGGTCGATGCCGGGTACGTGGGCGGGGCGGTGGCCCGGTTGCGCGAGGGACGCTGGGGTGGGGTCGGTGGCCGCAAGGACGGCGGCGCCGCCACCCCGCCCGGTCGGGCCATCGCCGCGGCCCTCGGCAGCCGGTTCGGGGTCGGTGGGTCGGTCTACCACCACGGCATCAGGGAGCAGGAGGTCGACCACATCCCGTTCGGTGCCTATCCCACCGAGCTGGTGCGCCGGCTCGGCGGTTGGGACGAGCGCCTCATGACCAACCAGGACTTCGAGTTCGACTATCGGCTGCGCCGGAGCGGCGCCCGGCTGCTCTTCGATCCGCGGCTGCGGATCGCCTGGCAGAGCAAGGAGTCGGTGCGCGACTTCTATCGCCAGTACCGCCGCTACGGACGCGGCAAGGTGGACGTCGCACTGCTGCACCCCCGGTCGCTGCAACCACGACACCTCGGGCCGCCGCTCCTCATCGCATACCTCGTCGCGTCCGCTGCGGTCGGGGTGCGCAGGCCGGGTCGGGCCGCGGCCATGGTGGCCCCGTACGCCGTCGCTCTGACCGCCGCCTCGGTGACCACTGCCCGCACGCTGGAGGACCCTCGAGCACGGCCGTTCGTGCCGGCCGCGTTCCTCGCGATGCACATCGGCTGGGGTATCGGCGTCTGGTCCCGCGCGGTGGAGCTGCTTACCCGCAGGACGACGCGGTGA